In Candidatus Vogelbacteria bacterium, the following proteins share a genomic window:
- the raiA gene encoding ribosome-associated translation inhibitor RaiA produces the protein MRLNIKATGMELTGALRQYVENKVGYLEKFVNPNDASAIAEVEISKVSNHHKSGDIFRAEINLTRAGTKLVREEVTDEDMYAAIDMVKDALIETLSSEANKKITLFRKGGRAIKNLIKGWKSN, from the coding sequence ATGCGTTTAAATATCAAGGCGACAGGAATGGAGTTGACTGGGGCTTTACGTCAGTATGTGGAAAATAAAGTGGGCTATTTAGAAAAGTTTGTTAATCCTAATGATGCTAGCGCGATTGCCGAGGTGGAGATTAGCAAGGTCTCCAACCACCATAAATCAGGTGATATTTTCCGAGCTGAAATAAATCTCACTAGAGCTGGTACTAAACTGGTACGAGAAGAGGTGACTGATGAAGATATGTATGCCGCGATCGATATGGTTAAAGACGCCTTGATTGAGACTCTAAGCAGTGAGGCTAATAAAAAGATTACTTTGTTTCGTAAGGGCGGGCGGGCTATTAAGAATT
- a CDS encoding DUF167 family protein, whose product MKLSNTLFVKVKVIPGSHRQKLAILQPDSLVLSVKEPAENNLANLRVVVMVAEYYQVLPKQVKIISGHHRPNKMLEVKV is encoded by the coding sequence AAACTATCTAACACTTTGTTTGTTAAGGTTAAAGTTATACCAGGGTCTCATCGACAAAAACTAGCTATCCTCCAACCGGATAGTCTAGTTTTGTCGGTTAAAGAGCCAGCTGAAAATAACCTAGCCAACCTAAGAGTTGTGGTTATGGTGGCTGAGTACTATCAAGTTTTACCGAAACAAGTCAAAATCATCTCTGGTCACCATAGACCAAATAAGATGTTAGAGGTCAAGGTTTGA